One genomic region from Anopheles bellator chromosome 2, idAnoBellAS_SP24_06.2, whole genome shotgun sequence encodes:
- the LOC131210339 gene encoding SAGA-associated factor 11 homolog, which translates to MSENDGIHIEYADEHELIREFRRFMSDPETREKAGNYLYESLVDETILGVVYEVHHAHKTGSSAAVDGEPEDNKPYTIVDLPDMDVFGSSNTKKAIDCHCPNCNRIVAASRFAPHLEKCMGMGRNSSRIASRRIANTRDVGSGSYFGGDEDDEDDADWSGEKRKKKISQVRTNGSKKNGKTS; encoded by the exons ATGAGTGAAAACGACGGCATACACATCGAGTACGCGGACGAACATGAGTTGATACGTGAATTTCGACGCTTTATGAGCGATCCCGAAACGAGAGAAAAGGCTGGAAACTATCTTTACGAGTCACTGGTGGACGAAACCATCCTGGGCGTTGTGTACGAGGTTCACCATGCCCACAAAACGGGCTCTAGTGCGGCGGTGGACGGCGAGCCGGAGGACAACAAGCCGTACACGATTGTGGATCTGCCCGATATGGACGTGTTTGGGTCGTCGAACACGAAGAAAGCGATTGATTGTCACTGCCCGAACTGTAACCGCATTGTAGCCGCATCGCGATTTGCTCCGCATTTGGAAAAGTGCATGG GCATGGGAAGGAATTCCTCACGTATCGCTAGCAGACGGATTGCGAATACGAGGGACGTCGGAAGTGGTAGCTACTTTGGTggtgacgaggacgacgaagacgatgccGACTGGTCTGGGGagaagcggaaaaagaaaatttcccAGGTCCGAACTAATGGTAGtaaaaagaatggaaaaaccTCATGA